The following coding sequences are from one Pseudomonas mendocina window:
- the kdpC gene encoding potassium-transporting ATPase subunit KdpC, with protein sequence MLNHIRPAIATLALMTLFTGVAYPLAVTGVAHLAFPDQAAGSLVRDDAGQVRGSRLIAQAFDGDQWFQPRPSAVDYATVASAASNLAPSNPKLRERIEQSSAKLGGQAPLPMQLLTTSGSGLDPHLSPEAAAWQIPRIAQNRGLEEAELLRLVEAHTERPLFGPAVVNVLALNLALADNPSTSSQ encoded by the coding sequence ATGCTCAACCATATCCGCCCCGCCATCGCCACCCTGGCGCTGATGACGCTGTTCACCGGCGTGGCTTACCCGCTGGCCGTCACCGGCGTGGCGCACCTGGCTTTCCCCGATCAGGCCGCTGGCAGCCTGGTGCGTGACGACGCCGGCCAGGTGCGCGGCAGCCGCCTGATCGCCCAGGCCTTCGACGGCGATCAGTGGTTCCAGCCTCGTCCCTCTGCAGTGGATTACGCCACCGTGGCCAGCGCCGCCAGCAACCTGGCGCCGAGTAATCCGAAGCTGCGCGAACGCATCGAGCAGAGCAGCGCCAAACTGGGCGGCCAGGCGCCGCTGCCGATGCAACTGCTGACCACCTCGGGCAGCGGCCTCGACCCGCACCTGTCGCCCGAGGCTGCTGCCTGGCAGATTCCGCGCATCGCTCAAAACCGAGGCCTGGAGGAAGCTGAGCTGCTGCGCCTGGTCGAGGCGCATACCGAGCGCCCGCTATTCGGCCCGGCGGTGGTCAATGTGCTGGCTCTGAACCTGGCGCTGGCCGACAATCCCTCCACTTCTTCCCAGTGA
- a CDS encoding sensor histidine kinase KdpD, whose protein sequence is MNDSLRAEALLADLPREGRGRLKVFLGAAPGVGKTYAMLQAAHAQLRQGVALRAGVVESHGRSETEALLVGLPQQPPLRLPYRGLELSEMDLDGLLADPPKLALVDELAHSNAPGSRHAKRWQDVQELLTAGIDVYTTVNVQHLESLNDRVRDITGVQVRETVPDWVLQEADEIQLVDLPPRELLERLRDGKVYMPEQARAAIDAFFSPTNLTALRELAMQTAAARVDADLDQRYRQLGQAAPSVLGRLLVGVDGDGEAERLVRHACRVAERRHLPWSVVHVDSRRAMDEEQRGRLQAALRLAERLGGEVVTLHGDSVAHTLLDHARERRASLILVGSSTRRLRRRWLGRGLGERLLAAGAGLEVSVLDAKGSQATAGRRPRLAPRWGDYLLAVLASMVASLLCFGLAQVLELPNISLVFLAAVLLVAVRSSLGPALLCAGLSFLSYDFLFIAPTWTLEIHRHEDVLTLLFFLLMAALTGNLASSQRRQVQALREVQGETTALLELSRKLTAAADRQAVLAVAEQQLGGWAEMQLTLLSRGAEGQWQHQGGLQVELPDAERAAADWAWQHEQPAGLGTDTLPSSRWWWWPLCGEEGPLLLIGLQRVDGTPLVDTRRRLIAALGQPLAQALARAQLAEELEAARLHGQTEELRSALLASVSHDLRTPLTAMRGSIDSLLALGEAIPVADRRELLEGTRDEAERLDRYIQNLLDMTRLGHGELKLARDWVAPSDIVASALQRLHVVLAPLQVECVLPPEPPLLRVHAALIEQALVNVLENAARFSPPAGRLRVALEYDEQELRFIVADQGPGIPEAERAKIFDMFYTAARGDRGGQGTGLGLAICQGMVGAHGGRVTVGDGLDGRGASLTLHLPLTMPPQAAEED, encoded by the coding sequence ATGAACGACAGCCTGCGCGCCGAAGCGCTGCTCGCCGACCTGCCCCGCGAAGGCCGTGGCCGGCTCAAGGTATTCCTCGGCGCTGCGCCGGGTGTCGGCAAGACCTACGCCATGCTCCAGGCCGCCCACGCGCAACTGCGCCAGGGCGTGGCGTTGCGCGCCGGGGTGGTGGAAAGCCACGGCCGCAGCGAAACCGAGGCGCTGCTGGTAGGGTTGCCGCAACAACCGCCATTGCGCCTGCCTTATCGCGGCCTGGAACTGAGCGAGATGGATCTCGACGGCCTGCTCGCCGATCCGCCCAAGCTGGCGCTGGTGGACGAGCTGGCGCACAGCAACGCCCCCGGCAGCCGCCACGCCAAGCGCTGGCAGGACGTGCAGGAACTGCTCACCGCCGGCATCGACGTCTACACCACGGTCAACGTCCAGCACCTGGAAAGCCTCAACGATCGCGTGCGCGATATCACCGGCGTGCAGGTGCGCGAGACGGTGCCCGACTGGGTGCTGCAGGAAGCCGACGAGATCCAGCTGGTCGACCTGCCGCCGCGCGAGCTGCTCGAACGCCTGCGCGATGGCAAGGTGTACATGCCCGAGCAGGCCCGTGCGGCCATCGACGCCTTCTTCTCGCCGACCAACCTCACCGCGCTGCGCGAACTGGCCATGCAGACCGCCGCCGCGAGGGTCGATGCTGACCTCGACCAACGCTACCGCCAGCTCGGCCAGGCGGCGCCCAGCGTGCTCGGGCGCCTGCTGGTGGGGGTGGACGGCGATGGCGAGGCCGAGCGCCTGGTGCGCCACGCTTGTCGGGTGGCCGAGCGCCGTCATCTGCCCTGGTCGGTGGTGCACGTGGACAGCCGCCGGGCCATGGACGAGGAGCAACGCGGGCGTCTGCAAGCGGCGCTGCGCCTGGCCGAGCGCCTCGGCGGCGAGGTGGTGACGCTGCACGGTGACTCGGTGGCGCACACGTTGCTCGACCACGCCCGCGAGCGCCGCGCCAGCCTGATCCTGGTCGGCAGCAGCACGCGGCGCTTGCGTCGGCGCTGGTTGGGGCGTGGCCTTGGCGAACGCCTGCTGGCCGCTGGCGCCGGGCTGGAGGTGAGCGTGCTGGATGCCAAGGGCAGCCAGGCCACTGCGGGGCGTCGCCCGCGCCTGGCCCCGCGTTGGGGCGACTACCTGCTGGCCGTGCTGGCCAGTATGGTGGCCTCGCTGCTGTGCTTTGGCCTGGCTCAGGTGCTGGAGTTGCCGAATATCTCCCTGGTGTTCCTCGCTGCCGTGCTGCTGGTGGCGGTGCGCAGCAGTCTCGGCCCGGCGTTGCTGTGTGCCGGACTGTCGTTCCTCAGCTACGACTTTTTGTTCATCGCGCCGACCTGGACGCTGGAGATTCATCGCCACGAGGACGTGTTGACCCTGCTTTTCTTCCTGCTGATGGCGGCGCTGACCGGCAACCTGGCCAGCAGCCAGCGGCGTCAGGTGCAGGCACTGCGCGAGGTGCAGGGCGAGACCACGGCGCTGCTGGAACTGTCGCGCAAGCTCACCGCAGCCGCCGACCGCCAGGCTGTGCTGGCCGTGGCCGAGCAACAGCTGGGCGGCTGGGCCGAGATGCAACTGACCCTGCTGTCGCGCGGTGCGGAGGGGCAGTGGCAGCATCAGGGCGGCCTGCAGGTCGAACTTCCCGATGCCGAGCGCGCCGCCGCCGACTGGGCCTGGCAGCACGAGCAACCTGCCGGCCTCGGCACCGATACTCTGCCCAGTAGTCGCTGGTGGTGGTGGCCGTTGTGCGGCGAGGAAGGGCCGCTGCTGCTGATCGGCCTGCAGCGCGTCGATGGTACGCCGCTGGTAGATACACGCCGGCGCCTGATCGCTGCCCTGGGCCAGCCGCTGGCGCAGGCCCTGGCCCGCGCGCAACTGGCCGAGGAACTGGAGGCAGCGCGCCTGCATGGACAGACCGAGGAGCTGCGCAGCGCGCTGCTGGCTTCGGTGTCGCACGATCTGCGCACGCCGCTGACCGCCATGCGCGGTTCCATCGACAGCCTGCTGGCACTGGGCGAGGCGATCCCAGTGGCGGATCGTCGTGAACTGCTCGAAGGCACCCGCGACGAGGCCGAGCGCCTCGACCGCTATATCCAGAACCTGCTCGACATGACCCGCCTCGGCCACGGCGAGCTCAAGCTGGCACGTGACTGGGTGGCGCCCAGCGACATCGTCGCCAGCGCGCTGCAACGCCTGCATGTGGTGCTCGCGCCGCTGCAGGTCGAGTGCGTGCTGCCGCCGGAGCCACCGCTGCTGCGTGTGCATGCGGCGCTGATCGAGCAGGCGCTGGTCAACGTGCTGGAGAACGCCGCGCGCTTCTCGCCACCAGCCGGGCGCTTGCGCGTGGCGCTGGAATACGACGAACAGGAGCTGCGCTTTATCGTCGCCGACCAGGGCCCTGGCATTCCCGAGGCGGAACGGGCGAAGATCTTCGACATGTTCTATACCGCAGCGCGCGGGGATCGCGGCGGCCAGGGCACCGGCCTGGGCCTGGCGATCTGCCAGGGCATGGTCGGCGCCCACGGCGGTCGCGTCACGGTTGGCGATGGCCTCGATGGCCGTGGCGCCAGCCTGACCCTGCACCTGCCGCTAACCATGCCACCGCAAGCCGCCGAGGAAGACTGA
- a CDS encoding response regulator, protein MSQGPSILLIDDEAQIRKFLRIALSAQGYRVLEAANGEDGLAQAALHNPDLVVLDLGLPDLDGQQVLRGLREWSQVPVLVLSVRASEGEKVLALDGGANDYVTKPFGIQEFLARVRVLLRQGQGRETLPASIACGALSIDLAYRRVSLDGAEIALTPKEYAVLALLAQHLGRVVTQQQLLRDIWGPSHVGDSHYLRVVVGHLRQKIGDDPAAPRYLITEAGVGYRLREPS, encoded by the coding sequence ATGAGCCAGGGGCCGAGCATTCTGCTGATCGACGACGAAGCGCAGATTCGCAAGTTCCTGCGCATTGCCCTCAGTGCCCAGGGCTACCGGGTGCTGGAGGCGGCCAACGGCGAAGACGGCCTGGCCCAGGCGGCGCTGCACAACCCCGATCTCGTCGTGCTCGACCTCGGCCTGCCCGACCTCGACGGCCAGCAGGTGCTACGCGGCCTGCGTGAATGGAGCCAGGTGCCGGTGCTGGTGCTCTCGGTACGTGCCAGCGAGGGCGAGAAGGTGCTGGCGCTGGACGGCGGCGCCAATGACTACGTGACCAAGCCATTCGGCATCCAGGAATTCCTCGCCCGTGTGCGCGTGCTGCTGCGCCAGGGCCAGGGCCGCGAAACGCTGCCGGCGAGCATCGCCTGCGGCGCGCTGAGCATCGACCTGGCCTATCGCCGGGTCAGCCTCGACGGCGCCGAAATCGCCCTGACGCCCAAGGAATACGCGGTGCTGGCGCTGCTCGCCCAGCACCTCGGGCGGGTGGTGACCCAGCAGCAACTGCTGCGCGATATCTGGGGCCCCAGCCACGTCGGCGACAGCCATTACCTGCGCGTGGTGGTCGGCCACCTGCGGCAGAAGATCGGCGACGACCCGGCTGCGCCGCGTTACCTGATCACCGAGGCAGGTGTGGGTTATCGCCTGCGCGAGCCTTCTTAG
- a CDS encoding GNAT family N-acetyltransferase — translation MTTPSLHKVPSEQAPMALLLEADPSPAAIARYLQEGHCVIARLDDVIVGVYVIKALTVSTWELMNIAVAPEHQGQGIGALLLRHAIDQARQLGARRLELGTGSFGHQLTFYQRAGFRVVAVEPDYFLQHYPEPLFENGLQHRDRLRLALEL, via the coding sequence ATGACCACCCCGAGCCTGCACAAGGTTCCCAGCGAACAGGCACCGATGGCGCTGCTGCTGGAAGCCGACCCCAGCCCCGCCGCCATCGCCCGCTACCTGCAGGAGGGCCATTGCGTGATCGCGCGCCTGGACGACGTGATCGTCGGCGTCTACGTGATCAAGGCCCTGACCGTCAGCACCTGGGAACTGATGAACATCGCCGTGGCGCCCGAACACCAGGGTCAGGGCATCGGCGCCCTGCTGCTGCGCCACGCCATCGACCAGGCCCGACAGCTCGGGGCCAGGCGCCTGGAACTGGGCACCGGCAGCTTCGGCCACCAACTGACGTTCTACCAGCGCGCTGGCTTTCGCGTGGTGGCGGTGGAGCCGGATTACTTCCTGCAGCACTACCCCGAGCCGCTGTTCGAGAATGGCCTGCAGCATCGGGATCGTTTGCGTCTGGCCCTGGAGCTTTAA
- a CDS encoding peroxiredoxin, whose product MTIRLGDIAPDFEQDSSEGRIRFHEWLGDSWGILFSHPADFTPVCTTELGFTAKLKDEFAKRDVKAIALSVDPVDSHLKWIDDINETQNTAVNFPIIADADRKVSDLYDLIHPNANDTLTVRSLFIIDPNKKVRLTITYPASTGRNFNEILRVVDSLQLTDNYKVATPANWQDGEEVVIVPSLKDEAEIAQRFPKGYRAVKPYLRLTPQPNK is encoded by the coding sequence ATGACCATCCGCCTGGGCGATATCGCCCCTGACTTCGAACAGGACTCCAGCGAAGGCCGCATTCGTTTCCACGAATGGCTGGGCGACAGCTGGGGCATCCTCTTCTCCCACCCGGCCGACTTCACCCCGGTGTGCACCACCGAGCTGGGCTTTACCGCCAAGCTCAAGGACGAGTTCGCCAAGCGCGACGTCAAGGCCATCGCCCTGTCCGTCGACCCGGTGGATTCGCACCTGAAGTGGATTGACGACATCAACGAGACGCAGAACACCGCAGTCAACTTCCCGATCATCGCCGATGCCGACCGCAAGGTGTCCGATCTCTACGACCTGATCCATCCGAACGCCAACGACACCCTGACCGTGCGTTCGCTGTTCATCATCGACCCGAACAAGAAGGTGCGCCTGACCATCACCTATCCGGCCAGCACCGGGCGCAACTTCAACGAGATCCTGCGCGTGGTCGATTCGCTGCAACTGACTGACAACTACAAGGTGGCCACGCCGGCCAACTGGCAGGACGGTGAAGAGGTGGTAATCGTGCCGTCGCTGAAGGACGAAGCCGAAATCGCCCAGCGTTTCCCGAAAGGTTATCGCGCGGTGAAACCCTATCTGCGCCTGACCCCGCAACCGAACAAGTAA
- the ssuE gene encoding NADPH-dependent FMN reductase — MHVVLLSGSPAARSRTEVLLDYVRQRLEAQHVEVSLLRVRDFPAEDLLHARFDSPAVQQLQAVVASADGLVVGTPVYKASFTGALKVLLDLLPERALAHKVVLPLASGGSPAHLLAVDYALKPVLAALKAQEMLSGVFAVDKQIAYPEGDRPAQIDDELRERLDEALEQLGAALARRPRPIDPNVLNDRLVNARWSI, encoded by the coding sequence ATGCATGTCGTGTTGCTGTCCGGCAGCCCTGCGGCGCGTTCGCGCACCGAAGTGTTGCTGGACTACGTGCGCCAACGCCTCGAGGCGCAGCACGTGGAAGTGAGTCTGCTGCGGGTGCGGGATTTTCCAGCTGAGGATCTGCTGCATGCTCGCTTCGACAGCCCGGCTGTCCAGCAGCTACAGGCCGTGGTGGCCAGCGCCGATGGCCTGGTGGTCGGTACGCCGGTGTACAAGGCGTCGTTCACGGGTGCGTTGAAGGTGCTGCTGGATCTGCTGCCCGAGCGCGCTCTGGCGCACAAGGTGGTGCTGCCCCTGGCCAGTGGTGGCAGCCCGGCGCATCTGCTGGCGGTGGACTACGCGCTCAAGCCGGTGCTGGCCGCGCTGAAGGCGCAGGAAATGCTCTCCGGCGTGTTCGCCGTGGACAAACAGATCGCCTACCCGGAAGGGGACAGGCCCGCGCAGATCGACGACGAGTTGCGCGAACGCCTCGACGAGGCACTGGAACAACTGGGCGCAGCCCTGGCGCGACGGCCGAGGCCGATCGATCCGAACGTATTGAACGACCGGCTGGTGAACGCCCGCTGGAGCATCTGA
- a CDS encoding sulfonate ABC transporter substrate-binding protein, whose protein sequence is MRTITLRRSLVALFAAAISFGAITHAQAETLRIGYQKYGTLVLLKAKGTLEKRLAEQGVEVKWTEFPGGPQLLEGLNVGSVDFGVTGETPPVFAQAAGADLLYVAHEPPAPTGEAILVPKDSPIKSVAELKGKKVALNKGSNVHYLLVRALEDAGLKYGDITPVYLPPADARAAFERGSVDAWVIWDPFQSAAEKQLQARTLRDGTGLVDNHQFYLATRTYAEQHPQVVGALVEEIRGVGEWVKGNLDEATSQVAPLIGLSPEITRQAVERQGYGAQFITPDVVEAQQKIADTFTELKLIPKKLSIKDVIWNPPAKVAQAQ, encoded by the coding sequence ATGCGCACCATTACTTTGCGTCGAAGCCTGGTCGCCCTGTTTGCCGCGGCCATCTCCTTCGGCGCCATCACTCATGCACAAGCCGAGACACTTCGTATCGGCTATCAGAAATACGGCACCCTGGTGTTGCTCAAGGCCAAGGGCACCCTGGAAAAACGCCTGGCCGAGCAGGGCGTCGAGGTCAAGTGGACGGAGTTCCCGGGCGGCCCGCAGCTGCTCGAAGGCCTCAACGTCGGCTCCGTGGACTTTGGCGTCACCGGGGAAACCCCGCCGGTATTCGCTCAGGCGGCGGGCGCCGACCTGCTTTACGTCGCCCACGAGCCGCCAGCCCCAACCGGTGAGGCGATCCTCGTACCCAAGGACTCGCCGATCAAATCGGTGGCCGAACTCAAGGGCAAGAAGGTCGCCCTGAACAAGGGCTCCAACGTGCATTACCTGCTGGTACGTGCGCTGGAAGACGCCGGTCTCAAGTACGGCGACATCACCCCGGTCTACCTGCCGCCGGCCGATGCCCGCGCCGCATTCGAGCGTGGCAGCGTCGATGCCTGGGTGATCTGGGATCCGTTCCAGTCCGCCGCCGAGAAGCAGTTGCAGGCCCGCACCCTGCGTGATGGCACTGGCCTGGTCGACAACCACCAGTTCTACCTGGCGACCCGCACCTATGCCGAGCAGCACCCGCAGGTGGTCGGCGCGCTGGTCGAGGAAATCCGCGGCGTCGGTGAGTGGGTCAAGGGCAACCTCGACGAAGCCACCAGCCAGGTCGCGCCGCTGATCGGCCTGTCCCCGGAGATCACCCGCCAGGCTGTGGAGCGCCAGGGCTATGGCGCGCAGTTCATCACCCCGGATGTGGTCGAAGCGCAGCAGAAAATTGCTGACACCTTCACTGAGTTGAAGCTGATCCCCAAGAAGCTGAGCATCAAGGATGTGATCTGGAATCCCCCCGCCAAGGTGGCCCAGGCCCAGTAA
- the ssuD gene encoding FMNH2-dependent alkanesulfonate monooxygenase: protein MSLNIFWFLPTHGDGKYLGTAEGARAVDHGYLAQVAQAADRLGFGGVLIPTGRSCEDSWLVAASLIPLTQNLKFLVALRPGIISPTVAARQAATLDRLSNGRALFNLVTGGDPDELAGDGLHLSHAERYEASVEFTRIWRRVLEGETVDYDGKHIQVKGAKLLYPPIQQPRPPLYFGGSSDAAQDLAAEQVELYLTWGEPPAAVVEKIAQVREKAAKQGREVRFGIRLHVIVRETNEEAWAAADRLISHLDQDTIDRAQASLARFDSVGQQRMAALHGGKTDNLEVSPNLWAGVGLVRGGAGTALVGDGPTVAARVKEYADLGIDTFIFSGYPHLEESYRVAELLFPHLDVAQPQRPESRGYVSPFGEMISSDILPKAASAS, encoded by the coding sequence ATGAGCCTCAACATCTTCTGGTTCCTGCCTACCCATGGTGATGGCAAGTACCTGGGCACCGCCGAAGGCGCGCGCGCCGTCGACCATGGCTATCTGGCCCAGGTCGCTCAGGCGGCTGATCGCCTTGGTTTCGGCGGTGTGCTGATCCCCACCGGGCGTTCCTGCGAGGACTCCTGGCTGGTGGCAGCCTCGCTGATCCCGCTCACGCAGAACCTGAAGTTCCTCGTCGCCCTGCGCCCGGGGATCATTTCGCCGACCGTGGCTGCGCGCCAGGCGGCGACCCTGGATCGTCTGTCGAACGGCCGTGCGCTGTTCAACCTGGTGACCGGCGGCGACCCGGACGAGCTGGCCGGCGACGGCCTGCATCTGTCCCATGCCGAACGTTATGAGGCTTCCGTCGAATTTACTCGTATCTGGCGCCGTGTGCTGGAAGGCGAAACCGTCGACTACGACGGCAAGCACATCCAGGTGAAGGGCGCCAAGCTGCTCTACCCGCCGATCCAGCAGCCGCGTCCACCGCTGTATTTCGGTGGTTCATCCGACGCGGCGCAGGATCTGGCCGCCGAGCAGGTCGAGCTGTACCTGACCTGGGGCGAGCCGCCGGCCGCTGTGGTCGAGAAGATCGCCCAAGTGCGTGAGAAGGCGGCCAAGCAGGGCCGCGAAGTGCGCTTCGGCATTCGCCTGCACGTGATCGTGCGCGAGACCAATGAGGAGGCCTGGGCCGCGGCGGATCGTCTGATCAGTCACCTGGATCAGGACACCATCGACCGTGCCCAGGCGTCGCTGGCGCGCTTCGACTCCGTTGGTCAGCAGCGCATGGCCGCTCTGCACGGCGGCAAGACCGACAACCTGGAAGTGTCGCCGAACCTCTGGGCCGGTGTTGGCCTGGTGCGTGGCGGTGCGGGCACCGCGCTGGTCGGCGATGGCCCGACCGTGGCGGCGCGGGTCAAGGAATACGCCGACCTCGGTATCGATACCTTCATCTTCTCCGGCTACCCGCATCTGGAGGAGTCGTACCGGGTCGCCGAACTGCTGTTCCCGCACCTGGACGTGGCCCAGCCGCAGCGCCCGGAAAGTCGCGGTTATGTCAGCCCGTTTGGCGAAATGATCTCCAGCGACATCCTGCCGAAGGCGGCTTCGGCGAGCTGA
- the ssuC gene encoding aliphatic sulfonate ABC transporter permease SsuC translates to MSNTTLHKLALRAAPWALPLGLLAAWQLAVASGWLSSRILPAPSAVLAAGWELLASGEIWQHLAISGQRAGIGFAIGGGIGLLLGFITGLSKWGERFLDSSVQMIRNVPHLALIPLVILWFGIDEAAKVFLVALGTLFPIYLNTYHGIRNVDPALVEMARSYGLSGFALFRQVILPGALPSILVGVRFALGFMWLTLIVAETISASSGIGYLAMNAREFLQTDVVVLAILLYAVLGKLADVAARGLERVWLRWHPAYQAKAGGQ, encoded by the coding sequence ATGAGCAACACGACCCTTCACAAACTGGCTCTGCGCGCTGCGCCCTGGGCCTTGCCGCTGGGGCTGCTAGCCGCCTGGCAACTGGCGGTGGCCAGTGGCTGGCTGTCCAGCCGCATCCTGCCGGCGCCCAGCGCCGTGCTCGCCGCCGGCTGGGAGCTGCTGGCCTCCGGTGAAATCTGGCAGCACCTGGCGATCAGCGGCCAGCGCGCCGGGATCGGCTTCGCCATCGGCGGCGGGATTGGCCTGCTGCTGGGCTTTATCACCGGCCTGTCGAAATGGGGCGAGCGCTTCCTCGACAGCTCGGTGCAGATGATCCGCAACGTGCCGCACCTGGCGCTGATCCCGCTGGTGATCCTGTGGTTCGGCATCGACGAGGCCGCCAAGGTGTTCCTGGTCGCACTCGGCACGCTGTTCCCGATCTACCTCAACACCTACCACGGTATCCGCAACGTCGACCCGGCGTTGGTGGAGATGGCGCGCAGCTATGGCCTGTCCGGCTTCGCCCTGTTCCGCCAGGTGATCCTGCCCGGTGCGCTGCCGTCGATCCTGGTCGGCGTGCGCTTCGCCCTCGGTTTCATGTGGCTGACGCTGATCGTCGCGGAGACCATCTCGGCCAGCAGCGGTATCGGCTACCTGGCAATGAATGCCCGCGAGTTCCTGCAGACCGACGTGGTGGTGCTGGCGATCCTGCTCTACGCGGTGCTCGGCAAGCTGGCCGACGTCGCTGCCCGTGGTCTCGAGCGTGTCTGGCTGCGCTGGCATCCGGCCTATCAGGCCAAGGCAGGTGGGCAATGA
- the ssuB gene encoding aliphatic sulfonates ABC transporter ATP-binding protein: MTALHNIRQGIPLAIEKIEKSFGERQVLKGIDLHIPAGQFVAVVGRSGCGKSTLLRLLAGLDQPSGGQLLAGNGSLNAVREDIRLMFQDSRLLPWKRVIDNVGLGLSGNWRKQAEDALAAVGLADRANEWPAALSGGQKQRVALARALIHRPRLLLLDEPLGALDALTRIEMQQLIERLWQQHGFTVLLVTHDVAEAVAVADRVILIEDGQIGLDLDVQLVRPRPHGSPLLAALEARVLDRVLAQPELPTPPEPVSPLPTQLRWAL, encoded by the coding sequence ATGACAGCGCTGCATAACATTCGTCAGGGCATTCCCCTGGCGATCGAGAAAATCGAGAAATCCTTCGGCGAGCGTCAGGTGCTCAAAGGCATCGACCTGCATATCCCGGCTGGTCAGTTCGTCGCCGTGGTCGGTCGCAGTGGCTGCGGCAAGAGCACCTTGCTGCGCCTGCTGGCCGGTCTGGATCAACCCTCTGGCGGCCAGTTGCTGGCCGGCAATGGCTCGCTCAACGCGGTGCGTGAAGACATTCGCCTGATGTTCCAGGACTCGCGCCTGCTGCCCTGGAAACGGGTGATCGACAACGTCGGCCTGGGCCTGTCTGGCAACTGGCGCAAACAGGCTGAGGACGCTCTGGCGGCGGTCGGCCTGGCGGATCGCGCCAACGAGTGGCCGGCGGCACTGTCTGGTGGGCAAAAGCAGCGCGTGGCGCTGGCTCGCGCGCTGATCCATCGCCCGCGCCTGCTGTTGCTCGACGAGCCGCTGGGCGCGCTGGACGCGTTGACCCGTATCGAGATGCAGCAGCTGATCGAACGCCTGTGGCAGCAGCATGGCTTCACCGTACTGCTGGTCACCCACGACGTGGCCGAAGCGGTGGCCGTGGCGGATCGGGTGATCCTGATCGAGGACGGTCAGATCGGCCTCGACCTCGATGTGCAGCTGGTACGCCCGCGCCCGCATGGCTCGCCTCTGCTGGCGGCACTGGAAGCGCGCGTGCTCGACCGCGTGCTGGCGCAACCGGAATTGCCGACGCCACCGGAACCCGTATCACCCCTGCCCACGCAATTGCGTTGGGCACTTTGA
- a CDS encoding molybdopterin-binding protein gives MTIKAINVRNQFKGNIKEIVIGDVLSEIDVQTAAGIVTSVITTRSVRELELQVGSEVIAFVKSTEVSIAKL, from the coding sequence ATGACCATCAAAGCCATCAACGTTCGCAACCAGTTCAAGGGCAACATCAAGGAAATCGTCATCGGCGACGTACTGTCGGAAATCGACGTGCAGACCGCTGCCGGCATCGTCACCTCGGTGATCACCACTCGTTCCGTGCGTGAGCTGGAACTGCAGGTGGGCAGTGAAGTGATCGCCTTCGTCAAATCCACCGAAGTGTCCATCGCCAAGCTCTGA
- the cysP gene encoding thiosulfate ABC transporter substrate-binding protein CysP, whose product MLKKILLASVASATLLTGSLSHAAADTPFHNASYDIARELFGEINPLFVEHWKQQSGKEVKIIQSFAGSSRQAQDIIQGKKVDVVTFNQVSDVDILAKRGLLREDWAKQFPNNASPYYSTTAFLVREGNPKNIKSWDDLIRDDVKLVFPNPKTSGNARYSYLGAWLFANEKFNGDQEKVKAFVGKLLKNVENFPTGGRGATVAFAQNGQGDVLLTFESEVINIAKGDEFKSANLQVVVPEVSVLAEFPVAIVDKVADERGTREQAKAFLDFQYSKDIQQLLTRYNYRVHNPEVVEATKAQFAPVRLINPNEILGSWDDITAKHFDNGGILDQLLAAGR is encoded by the coding sequence ATGCTGAAGAAGATCCTCCTGGCCAGTGTGGCCAGCGCCACCCTGCTTACCGGCTCGCTGAGCCATGCTGCTGCCGACACCCCGTTCCACAACGCCTCCTACGACATCGCCCGCGAACTGTTCGGTGAGATCAACCCGCTGTTCGTCGAGCACTGGAAGCAGCAGAGCGGCAAGGAAGTGAAGATCATCCAGTCCTTCGCTGGCAGCTCGCGCCAGGCGCAGGACATCATCCAGGGCAAGAAGGTCGACGTGGTCACCTTCAACCAGGTCTCCGACGTGGACATCCTGGCCAAACGCGGCCTGCTACGCGAAGACTGGGCCAAGCAGTTCCCAAACAACGCCTCGCCGTACTACAGCACCACCGCCTTCCTGGTACGTGAAGGCAACCCGAAGAACATCAAGAGCTGGGACGACCTGATTCGCGATGACGTGAAGCTGGTATTCCCCAACCCGAAAACCTCTGGCAACGCCCGCTACAGCTACCTGGGCGCCTGGCTGTTCGCCAACGAGAAATTCAACGGCGACCAGGAGAAGGTCAAGGCCTTCGTCGGCAAGCTGCTGAAGAACGTCGAGAACTTCCCCACCGGCGGCCGTGGCGCCACCGTGGCCTTCGCCCAGAACGGCCAGGGCGACGTGCTGCTGACCTTCGAATCGGAAGTGATCAACATCGCCAAGGGTGACGAGTTCAAGTCCGCCAACCTGCAAGTCGTGGTGCCGGAGGTCAGCGTGCTGGCCGAATTCCCGGTGGCCATCGTCGACAAGGTGGCTGACGAGCGTGGTACCCGCGAGCAGGCCAAGGCCTTCCTCGACTTCCAGTACAGCAAGGACATCCAGCAACTGTTGACCCGCTACAACTACCGTGTGCATAACCCGGAAGTGGTCGAGGCGACCAAGGCGCAGTTCGCTCCGGTACGCCTGATCAACCCGAACGAGATCCTCGGCAGTTGGGATGACATCACCGCCAAGCACTTCGACAACGGTGGTATTCTTGACCAGCTTCTTGCAGCCGGTCGCTGA